From a region of the Gossypium raimondii isolate GPD5lz chromosome 10, ASM2569854v1, whole genome shotgun sequence genome:
- the LOC105776965 gene encoding uncharacterized protein LOC105776965: MAADRQRKRLNGASIAGCNFKDQYRTKKKKLDSLQNDLNTKSCISLEWDGNQKKVVAKRDQIGLSWRHLRPFTDSTIHYHRVLADVLTLPHEIFDLENLTEVLSYEVWQTLLSENERNHLMQFLPTGTDKEHVLQALLAGDNFHFGNPFLKWGSLLCLGYLHPDAVIQEEQHLKDEKKAYYSQLQDYHNDIIDYLQKLKVKWESCKDPEQEIVHKFWRSRRASEKGIFSHSNESKLVNLEQDATGTSESCSWAADERACSSDNQNSSVVKGGELQRRMYKKGFIKDKGKGLLTAPDHTQTVEAKPRKGDKIRKCNIQQSNGTKYMSYVKISKKQHELIKNMRQSGRSIQYRSLNHVLGDIDSLHVLPYDTFVEEEMRNLHEHWLRLVKEDLQEAYASRREIQLQKREIAKLLEQNIEEKLNPAFEDEVEEDTEKFHDQEDNVGIKLDVQDVEKEIPEKLLEGQKDAEATDRESSMEEESVLALPQNQSPQQVSSIDSGNMLNCEEIESENKENLLKSDIAFSDLSERSKNLKTADATVNQEVHVSSTENVWSAYSMPQSYHDSTEGHDYTSCSGLPLAHQANADRQNHMIDLESGLHEESTGKVLLHGHSEDGSFSSYTNQDQSELLPSFFKDQVVLPYHSEQKHDGLDFQAPKNVLMEDGDFNGQFQGQLRPSLPLEEGQKRQDEVFVQQNMSGNVYSDGSRGRYLPPRQEHLPSGNMQDWGMNPAHMSAPFQHQLNGGQLLNQSWFTGEHQAEAGGGWAGSDGFSGPSESIAISRESNTDQSLFSVVSQCNQLGSRNPYRSMGSTEHLIQQRSNGINENSMEQAGGHPLDYLGVRDASMMVMGDEMGRMSMAHQNAVAALHDDQLAMGKPYLRSWNQQR, from the exons ATGGCTGCTGATCGACAGAGAAAGCGGCTGAATGGAGCCAGCATTGCTGGCTGCAATTTTAAAGACCAATacagaacaaaaaagaaaaaacttgacTCACTGCAAAATGATTTAAACACAAAATCTTGTATTTCGCTTGAATGGGATGGGAACCAAAAAAAAGTTGTTGCTAAAAGGGATCAAATTGGCTTAAGTTGGAGGCATTTGAGGCCATTTACAGATTCCACAATACATTACCACAGAGTTTTGGCGGATGTTTTGACTCTTCCTCATGAAATTTTTGACTTAGAGAACCTGACAGAGGTGCTTTCTTATGAG GTTTGGCAGACTCTTCTGTCTGAAAACGAGAGAAATCATCTGATGCAGTTTCTTCCTACAGGAACTGACAAAGAGCATGTTCTGCAAGCATTGCTTGCTGGGGATAATTTTCACTTTGGAAATCCTTTTCTTAAATG GGGTTCATTGCTTTGCTTGGGTTATCTTCACCCTGATGCTGTTATTCAGGAGGAACAACATTTAAAGGACGAGAAGAAAGCGTATTACTCCCAGTTACAGGACTACCACAATGA CATTATAGATTATTTGCAGAAATTGAAGGTTAAATGGGAAAGCTGCAAAGACCCAGAACAAGAAATTGTGCATAAGTTTTGGAG GTCAAGAAGGGCTAGTGAGAAAGGGATTTTCTCACATTCGAATGAATCTAAGCTTGTCAATCTTGAGCAGGATGCTACAGGTACTTCTGAATCTTGTTCATGGGCTGCGGATGAGAGAGCATGCAGTAGTGATAACCAAAATTCTTCTGTTGTGAAGGGAGGAGAACTACAGAGAAG AATGTACAAGAAAGGTTTCATCAAGGACAAAGGTAAGGGTCTCTTGACTGCTCCGGATCATACACAGACTGTGGAAGCAAAACCCAGAAAGGGTGACAAGATACGCAAGTGCAATATCCAGCAGAGTAATGGTACCAAATACATGTCATATGTTAAG ATTAGCAAGAAGCAACATGAACTGATTAAGAATATGAGGCAGTCTGGTAGAAGCATTCAGTATCGGTCTCTTAACCATGTCTTAGGTGACATTGATAGCTTGCATGTGCTACCATATGATACATTTGTGGAAGAAGAAATGAGGAATTTGCATGAACATTG GTTGAGATTGGTGAAGGAAGATCTCCAGGAAGCATATGCAAGCCGGAGAGAAATACAATTACAGAAACGGGAAATAGCCAAGTTGTTGGAGCAGAATATAGAAGAAAAACTAAATCCAGCATTTGAG GATGAAGTGGAGGAAGATACCGAAAAGTTCCATGATCAGGAAGATAATGTTGGTATAAAATTGGATGTTCAAGATGTAGAGAAAGAGATCCCTGAGAAGTTGCTTGAGGGTCAGAAGGATGCTGAAGCAACAGACAGGGAATCCAGCATGGAAGAGGAGTCTGTTCTGGCCTTACCACAGAATCAGTCCCCACAGCAGGTTTCTTCTATTGATAGTGGCAATATGCTCAATTGTGAGGAGATTGAGTCTGAAAACAAAGAGAACCTTTTGAAATCAGATATTGCTTTTTCAGATCTATCTGAGCGCTCAAAGAATTTGAAAACTGCTGATGCAACTGTTAATCAGGAAGTTCATGTCTCTTCTACAGAGAATGTCTGGTCTGCATATAGCATGCCACAATCTTACCATGATTCAACTGAGGGCCATGACTACACATCTTGTAGTGGATTGCCACTTGCTCATCAAGCCAATGCAGACCGGCAGAACCATATGATTGATCTGGAATCAGGCTTGCATGAAGAAAGTACAGGGAAGGTTTTGTTACATGGACATTCTGAAGACGGTTCCTTTAGTTCTTACACAAATCAAGACCAAAGTGAGCTGCTTCCATCTTTCTTCAAGGATCAGGTAGTTTTGCCCTATCATAGTGAGCAGAAACATGATGGGCTAGATTTCCAGGCCCCGAAGAATGTGTTGATGGAAGATGGTGATTTTAATGGGCAATTTCAAGGGCAGTTGCGACCATCGCTGCCTCTAGAAGAGGGCCAAAAGAGGCAGGATGAGGTTTTTGTGCAACAAAACATGTCCGGAAACGTTTACTCTGATGGATCTCGGGGTAGATACTTGCCCCCAAGGCAGGAACACTTGCCTTCTGGGAATATGCAGGATTGGGGTATGAATCCTGCCCACATGTCAGCGCCCTTTCAACATCAGTTGAATGGTGGACAATTGTTGAATCAGAGCTGGTTTACTGGAGAGCATCAAGCTGAAGCTGGTGGAGGATGGGCTGGTTCAGATGGATTTAGTGGGCCTAGTGAGAGTATTGCGATTTCAAGGGAAAGCAATACGGATCAGAGTCTATTTAGTGTTGTATCTCAATGTAACCAACTTGGTTCAAGAAACCCTTATCGATCAATGGGCTCTACTGAGCATTTAATTCAACAGAGGAGCAATGgaataaatgaaaatagtaTGGAGCAAGCAGGTGGTCATCCACTGGATTATTTAGGGGTTCGTGATGCCAGTATGATGGTGATGGGTGATGAAATGGGAAGGATGAGCATGGCACATCAGAATGCTGTTGCTGCTTTGCATGATGATCAATTGGCAATGGGGAAACCGTATTTGAGGTCATGGAACCAACAAAGATAG